From one Paenibacillus sp. FSL K6-1330 genomic stretch:
- a CDS encoding response regulator transcription factor, with product MRKVFFVDDEPLIAQGLATIVDWQNYDLHVTGSANDGLQALERLREEPVDLLITDIMMPRMNGLELIKKVKEMHPRTKFIVLSGYEEFEYVKVGITLGIQNYILKPINIEELEATIKHIRGDWEREELKRFRSEEDWKILRSNILQRWVNGEIKSSELKQRAELLGIPLNYVSYQVYVLRLISDERPVSQLYRLTSLADEYCRAFSEELGGDHEVICFPDADDDIVVMSVAMNERRDAAREGMRNAMAKLRELTGLRMWCSEGNAGLNDFKDIQESYRKAKGHFNVCLIAGDDMTLYSPPVEPETVQASSSARPDTFAKLLIEGDVPSLQAYIESVLGDGSGEQTVPRGTCLNAAVQLMIAAKDMEKNPDYSEIFTPMHRINTLQGLRNHVWRIVERSLARLQEADQGYSLHVSFLVEQVQHHYPEELSLKTLSQRLQMHPNYLGQLFQQEVGASFSDYLNQYRIEKATQLLLHTDQKTADIAFSVGYTDSSYFYRQFKKYTGVSPTEMRSMYRI from the coding sequence ATGAGGAAGGTATTTTTTGTTGATGACGAGCCTTTGATTGCTCAGGGCTTGGCCACCATTGTGGATTGGCAGAATTACGACCTGCACGTAACAGGTTCGGCCAACGATGGCTTACAAGCGCTTGAGCGGTTGAGGGAAGAGCCGGTGGATTTGCTGATCACGGATATTATGATGCCAAGAATGAACGGGCTCGAGCTTATCAAGAAGGTTAAAGAAATGCATCCCCGCACCAAATTTATTGTGCTGAGCGGGTACGAAGAATTTGAATATGTGAAGGTGGGGATCACGCTCGGCATTCAGAATTACATTTTGAAGCCGATCAACATCGAGGAGCTGGAAGCCACCATTAAGCATATCCGCGGCGATTGGGAGCGCGAGGAGTTGAAACGGTTTCGCTCCGAGGAGGATTGGAAGATCCTTCGAAGCAATATTTTGCAGCGATGGGTCAACGGCGAAATTAAAAGCTCGGAATTAAAACAAAGAGCCGAACTTCTCGGCATTCCGCTGAATTATGTGTCTTACCAGGTTTATGTTTTGCGGCTCATATCCGACGAACGCCCGGTATCCCAGCTTTATCGCTTAACCAGCCTAGCCGATGAATATTGCCGGGCTTTTTCGGAAGAGCTTGGGGGAGATCATGAGGTAATTTGCTTCCCCGATGCGGATGACGACATCGTCGTGATGTCGGTCGCGATGAATGAACGGAGAGATGCAGCACGGGAGGGCATGAGAAATGCCATGGCTAAGCTGCGAGAGCTGACTGGCTTGCGAATGTGGTGCTCCGAAGGGAATGCGGGACTCAATGATTTCAAAGATATTCAGGAGAGCTACAGGAAAGCGAAGGGCCATTTCAACGTCTGCCTGATTGCTGGAGATGACATGACCCTTTACAGTCCGCCTGTGGAACCGGAGACCGTTCAGGCTTCTTCGTCCGCTCGTCCCGACACGTTCGCAAAGCTGCTGATTGAAGGAGACGTTCCCTCCTTGCAGGCTTATATCGAGTCCGTTCTCGGCGATGGCAGTGGGGAGCAGACCGTACCCCGGGGAACCTGCTTGAATGCGGCAGTCCAACTGATGATCGCGGCGAAGGATATGGAGAAAAACCCCGATTACAGCGAGATATTTACCCCAATGCACCGGATTAATACGCTCCAGGGTCTCCGAAATCATGTATGGCGTATCGTCGAGCGCAGTCTCGCGCGCCTGCAGGAAGCGGATCAGGGCTATAGCCTGCATGTCTCGTTTCTTGTGGAACAGGTGCAGCATCATTATCCGGAAGAGCTTTCTCTGAAGACGCTCAGTCAGCGGCTGCAGATGCATCCGAATTATTTGGGGCAGCTTTTTCAACAGGAGGTCGGCGCAAGCTTCTCGGATTATTTGAATCAGTACCGCATCGAGAAAGCAACGCAGCTCCTCTTACATACGGATCAGAAGACGGCGGATATTGCGT
- a CDS encoding sensor histidine kinase: protein MPGLRKGCTLGAEVTIIEQGVFHIFKLRQFYLNHLKRKMFNKIVVLYSTVMIVLFAIAATLVYQYQTQRILREQTDANLKSAHVLNIYLSRQYEGIQNIFQQIYGDATLSDELIYFLNHEYESYLKYRLDLYTRTGEQRLRSFNTLLKNYLEQESSARSVSIYSYPNNFYMHISRTNQQLNNEAGSKNKWETWFARREQHSWDTMPQNESSGSSGGSSPRSYSYSRELKDPWTLNRVGMMNVEFDARQISSWLESRASVKGRILVLNAQGTVIYDSEDEYYGQTYPYHLEQEKAGDWVELDEPSKVNILNVGNAGLSVVGIVSQSLIEESTESLRTGLILVTLVFMAASFAITFTIVRKFSKKVQRIIRSMNRIGEGDLSTRIQMSGEDELQQISRRFNDMGDRLEQYIDKMYTSEIKQKNAELVALQSQINPHFLYNTLESIRMKAYFVGAKEVGQMIYSLSVMFKNMVKKSTVVTVEEEMDMCSVYLDLFRIRYDGRLETEIEVDPEIQNVSIIKLLVQPIVENYIVHGFRPLEDNNKISVRAHGAGDRVVIIVSDNGTGIPEEKLTQIRGTLDKVLQPPDKGYRSIGLMNVHERIVLNYGHDYGVTINSTEGQGTEVRMEIPMLRKGETT, encoded by the coding sequence TTGCCGGGTTTACGGAAAGGGTGTACACTGGGTGCCGAAGTGACCATTATAGAACAGGGTGTGTTTCATATTTTCAAACTGCGCCAATTCTATTTAAATCATCTAAAGCGAAAAATGTTCAACAAAATCGTTGTGCTGTATTCAACCGTCATGATCGTGCTGTTCGCGATTGCGGCAACTCTGGTTTATCAATACCAGACGCAGCGCATACTCCGTGAACAGACCGATGCGAATCTCAAATCCGCGCATGTTCTGAATATTTATTTGAGTCGGCAGTATGAGGGGATACAGAATATATTTCAGCAGATTTACGGAGATGCCACGCTGAGCGATGAGCTGATCTATTTTTTGAACCATGAATATGAGAGTTACCTGAAATACCGGCTGGATTTGTACACAAGGACAGGGGAGCAGCGTTTACGGTCTTTCAATACCTTGCTGAAAAATTATCTGGAGCAGGAATCAAGCGCCAGAAGTGTGTCAATCTACAGTTATCCGAACAATTTTTACATGCATATCAGCCGGACCAACCAGCAGTTGAACAATGAAGCGGGTTCCAAGAACAAGTGGGAGACCTGGTTCGCCCGCCGAGAGCAGCACAGCTGGGATACCATGCCTCAAAACGAGTCCTCGGGTTCGTCCGGAGGTTCCAGTCCAAGATCGTATTCCTATTCGAGAGAGCTGAAGGACCCGTGGACCCTGAATCGGGTGGGGATGATGAATGTGGAGTTCGACGCTCGGCAAATTTCATCCTGGCTGGAGAGCCGTGCTTCGGTAAAAGGCCGGATTTTGGTATTGAACGCACAGGGAACCGTGATTTACGATTCGGAGGATGAGTACTACGGCCAAACCTATCCCTACCACCTGGAGCAGGAAAAAGCCGGGGACTGGGTGGAGCTGGATGAACCCTCCAAAGTAAACATATTAAATGTCGGCAATGCGGGCCTGTCGGTGGTGGGAATTGTGTCGCAATCCCTGATCGAAGAGAGCACGGAGAGTTTAAGAACCGGACTGATCCTGGTCACCCTTGTGTTTATGGCGGCCAGTTTTGCGATTACGTTTACGATCGTTCGCAAGTTCTCCAAAAAAGTGCAGCGGATTATCCGCTCGATGAACCGGATCGGCGAAGGGGATCTGTCGACGCGCATTCAGATGTCCGGCGAAGATGAGCTTCAGCAGATTTCCCGCCGGTTTAACGACATGGGCGACCGTTTGGAGCAATATATCGATAAAATGTATACCTCGGAAATCAAGCAAAAAAACGCGGAGCTGGTTGCCCTGCAATCCCAGATCAACCCCCATTTTCTATACAATACGCTCGAATCCATTCGCATGAAGGCGTATTTCGTGGGGGCGAAGGAAGTGGGTCAAATGATATACAGCTTGTCGGTCATGTTCAAGAACATGGTTAAAAAAAGCACGGTGGTTACCGTTGAAGAGGAAATGGACATGTGTTCCGTTTATCTCGACTTGTTCCGCATTCGCTATGACGGACGGCTGGAGACGGAAATCGAGGTGGATCCGGAAATCCAAAATGTCAGCATTATCAAGCTGCTGGTCCAGCCGATCGTGGAGAACTATATCGTTCACGGATTTCGTCCGCTGGAAGATAACAATAAAATTTCAGTCCGAGCTCATGGGGCAGGGGACCGGGTCGTGATCATCGTATCGGACAATGGAACGGGCATACCGGAGGAAAAGCTGACCCAAATCCGCGGCACGCTGGACAAGGTCCTCCAGCCTCCCGACAAGGGTTACCGTTCGATCGGGCTGATGAACGTGCATGAACGAATCGTGCTGAACTACGGACATGATTACGGAGTGACCATAAACAGCACGGAAGGACAGGGAACCGAAGTTCGCATGGAAATACCGATGCTTCGCAAGGGGGAGACGACATGA
- a CDS encoding family 16 glycosylhydrolase, which produces MKRSQTSEKRYRQRVLSLFLAVVMLASFGLLPTSKVQAAETAGTTITSMSYFSAADGPVITKSGVGQASYGFVMPIFNGGSATWNDVAQDLGVKVKVNGSWVDIDSVSSFVYNQNWGHWNDGGFTGYWFTLSTTTEIQLYSKANEVKLEYSLVFQNINKTTITAMTPTQGPQITAGFTGGAGFTYPIFNNDPAITYAAVADDLKVYVKPVNSSQWIDIDNNAASGWIYDQNFGQFTDGGGGYWFNVTESINVKLESKTSSANIVYTISFNEPVRNSYVLTPYEGTTFTADASGAIGIPLPKIDGGAPIGTELGNFVYQININGQWVDLDNSSQSGFVYSANGYNNMSAANQWGYWADHIYGLWFQPIQVDMQIRIGYPLNGQAGGSVGSNFVNYTLIGNPDAPRPDVTDQEDIPIGTPNDPAIEGMNLIWQDEFNGTALDQSKWNYETGYYLNDDPNTWGWGNSELQHYTDHAQNVFVQDGKLNIKALNEPKSFPQDPSRYAQYSSGKINTKDHFSLKYGRVDFRAKLPTGNGIWPALWMLPQDNVYGTWASSGEIDVMEAKGRLPGSTSGAVHFGGQWPTNRYLSGEYHFPEGQTFANDYHVYSVVWEEDNIKWYVDGKFFFKVTRDQWYSAAAPNNPNAPFDQPFYLIMNLAIGGTFDGGRTPDPSDIPATMQVDYVRVYKEGEGGGQNPGNVPVTGVTVSPTTTQVEVGQRVQLNASVAPSNATNKQVTWSVSGSSVASVSPNGLVTGLAQGTTTVTAKTADGNKAANATITVVPASSTVIVIGDEVKGLKKIGDDLLFYVNGATFADLHYKINNGGQLNVAMAPTGNGNYTYPVNNLKHGDTVEYFFTYNPGQGALDTPWKTYVHGVTQGTPE; this is translated from the coding sequence ATGAAGCGATCACAAACTTCGGAAAAGCGGTATAGGCAAAGGGTATTGAGCTTATTTTTGGCGGTCGTGATGCTGGCTAGTTTCGGCCTATTGCCGACTTCGAAGGTTCAGGCTGCTGAGACTGCTGGAACCACCATAACCTCGATGTCTTACTTTTCAGCTGCAGACGGGCCTGTCATCACCAAATCAGGGGTTGGCCAGGCAAGCTACGGTTTTGTCATGCCGATATTCAACGGAGGCTCTGCCACCTGGAATGATGTTGCCCAGGACCTGGGAGTAAAGGTGAAAGTAAATGGCAGCTGGGTCGATATCGACAGTGTCAGCAGCTTTGTCTATAACCAGAACTGGGGTCACTGGAACGACGGCGGCTTTACCGGCTATTGGTTCACGCTCTCCACAACGACCGAAATTCAACTGTACTCCAAAGCCAATGAGGTCAAGCTTGAATATTCACTAGTCTTTCAAAACATCAACAAAACAACCATTACCGCGATGACCCCGACCCAAGGACCGCAAATTACAGCAGGGTTTACGGGCGGTGCCGGCTTTACCTATCCTATTTTCAACAATGATCCGGCCATAACCTATGCGGCCGTAGCAGATGATTTGAAAGTGTATGTGAAGCCTGTAAACAGCAGCCAGTGGATCGATATCGACAACAATGCAGCCAGCGGCTGGATCTATGATCAAAATTTTGGCCAATTCACTGACGGAGGCGGCGGCTACTGGTTTAACGTAACGGAATCGATTAACGTCAAATTAGAATCAAAGACCTCTTCGGCTAACATCGTCTATACCATCTCCTTTAATGAGCCCGTAAGAAACTCTTATGTCCTTACGCCTTATGAAGGAACGACCTTTACAGCCGATGCGAGCGGCGCTATCGGCATCCCGCTACCTAAGATTGATGGGGGTGCGCCAATCGGCACGGAGCTTGGCAATTTCGTATACCAGATTAACATCAACGGGCAATGGGTGGATCTGGATAACTCAAGTCAGAGTGGATTCGTTTACTCCGCTAATGGCTACAATAACATGTCCGCTGCCAACCAGTGGGGATATTGGGCGGACCATATCTATGGCTTGTGGTTCCAGCCGATCCAGGTGGATATGCAGATCCGTATCGGCTATCCACTAAATGGACAGGCAGGTGGAAGTGTGGGCAGCAATTTCGTCAACTATACCCTGATTGGCAACCCGGATGCTCCTCGTCCGGATGTAACCGATCAGGAGGATATTCCGATCGGAACGCCAAACGACCCAGCCATCGAGGGCATGAATCTCATCTGGCAGGATGAATTTAATGGAACCGCGCTCGATCAGAGCAAATGGAATTATGAAACAGGTTACTATCTCAATGACGATCCCAATACCTGGGGTTGGGGCAATTCGGAGCTGCAGCATTATACCGATCATGCACAAAATGTTTTTGTACAGGACGGAAAACTTAATATCAAGGCCTTGAACGAGCCAAAATCCTTTCCGCAGGATCCAAGTCGGTATGCACAATACTCCTCTGGCAAGATTAACACCAAAGATCATTTTTCCCTCAAGTACGGCCGAGTGGACTTCCGGGCAAAGCTGCCTACAGGCAACGGCATCTGGCCTGCGCTCTGGATGCTTCCCCAGGATAATGTGTATGGAACATGGGCATCATCCGGTGAAATCGACGTGATGGAAGCAAAAGGACGCTTGCCAGGCTCGACGAGCGGCGCCGTACACTTTGGGGGACAATGGCCGACGAACCGGTATCTTTCCGGTGAATATCACTTCCCTGAAGGGCAAACCTTTGCCAATGACTATCATGTTTATTCCGTAGTCTGGGAAGAGGACAACATTAAATGGTATGTGGATGGCAAGTTCTTCTTTAAAGTGACCCGGGATCAATGGTATTCCGCAGCGGCGCCGAACAATCCAAATGCGCCTTTCGATCAGCCGTTCTACCTCATTATGAATCTGGCGATCGGCGGGACCTTTGATGGCGGCCGGACCCCGGATCCGTCCGATATCCCTGCAACGATGCAGGTAGACTATGTGCGTGTGTATAAAGAAGGGGAAGGCGGCGGCCAGAATCCAGGAAACGTGCCGGTTACCGGCGTAACAGTGAGTCCGACCACGACACAGGTCGAAGTCGGGCAGCGTGTTCAATTAAATGCCAGCGTGGCACCGTCCAATGCAACGAATAAGCAGGTCACCTGGTCCGTTTCCGGTTCCAGCGTCGCTTCCGTGAGTCCGAACGGTCTTGTGACCGGACTCGCTCAGGGTACAACAACCGTCACGGCGAAGACCGCTGATGGCAATAAAGCAGCCAACGCCACCATCACCGTTGTACCGGCATCATCCACCGTGATCGTCATCGGCGATGAGGTGAAGGGCCTGAAGAAGATCGGCGATGACTTGCTGTTCTATGTCAATGGCGCAACCTTTGCCGATTTACATTATAAGATCAATAATGGCGGGCAGTTAAACGTAGCCATGGCTCCAACGGGGAACGGTAACTATACCTACCCTGTCAACAACCTGAAGCATGGGGATACCGTCGAGTACTTCTTTACCTATAACCCGGGGCAAGGAGCACTGGACACCCCTTGGAAGACGTATGTTCATGGGGTCACGCAAGGAACACCGGAGTAA
- a CDS encoding helix-turn-helix domain-containing protein, translated as MEKEFILTHKLLTLLDSEYRWFTLAEIEEQIGVSDKTIRKIIDEAKQELPPSIHFEISRGKGVILHYDKRNVAIGEVISSMYRQRTFYQLLDVLFAEGGRYSLDELADKLYMSSSSLKKLIIRLNNHELKRYHLRIAYSMPEVKGSEISIRYFYWKLFYDAYEFSGWPFADIDQGQIHEYITAIESENDIVYFLNAKRSLSFLAAIMITRVLQGKYADVPRGQYDWESSMLHSSVAALARALEQRYAIHLPLDEIRFLQAMFSLGQYNYYDDAKVSAMISREKANLVQVEEEKYQIINHFLMLALAAFPAIDMNDRFIWEIGDFFEKLRLENALPDLIAISASGLTEYVQRDCRPMYQSVKSCMLEWSQRYPGIQYNDYHLTKLTLLISSSLRYNSKKAFLLIGEEFSIRHYVAKLIKNEIGDELIINTSIMEGLTDEMIQKHGIDFVISTFPVELHTVPVVIISTIPTKRDLENIRKELMQP; from the coding sequence ATGGAAAAGGAATTCATACTGACACATAAGCTGTTGACTCTACTCGATTCTGAATATCGCTGGTTCACCCTTGCCGAGATTGAAGAGCAGATTGGCGTATCGGACAAAACGATCCGTAAAATTATCGATGAAGCCAAGCAGGAGCTTCCTCCTTCGATTCATTTTGAAATCTCGCGGGGAAAAGGCGTCATTCTCCATTACGATAAACGAAATGTCGCGATTGGCGAGGTCATCTCTTCCATGTACAGGCAGAGAACCTTCTACCAGCTGCTCGATGTGCTTTTTGCCGAGGGAGGGCGCTACTCGCTGGATGAGCTGGCCGACAAGTTGTATATGAGCTCTTCCTCGCTGAAAAAGCTGATCATCCGGCTGAACAACCATGAATTGAAGCGATACCATTTGCGCATTGCGTATTCCATGCCAGAGGTCAAAGGCAGTGAAATCAGTATTCGTTATTTCTACTGGAAATTGTTTTACGATGCCTATGAATTCTCAGGCTGGCCATTTGCCGACATAGACCAAGGTCAGATCCATGAATACATTACGGCGATCGAGTCGGAGAATGACATCGTGTATTTTCTCAACGCCAAGCGAAGCCTGTCTTTTCTGGCGGCGATCATGATCACCCGAGTGCTGCAGGGCAAATATGCGGATGTTCCCAGAGGACAATATGACTGGGAGAGCAGCATGCTTCACTCCTCTGTTGCCGCATTGGCCAGAGCGCTGGAGCAGCGGTACGCCATTCATCTGCCGCTGGACGAAATCCGGTTTCTGCAGGCCATGTTCAGCTTGGGCCAATACAATTATTATGATGATGCGAAAGTCAGCGCGATGATATCGAGGGAGAAAGCGAATCTCGTGCAAGTCGAAGAGGAAAAATATCAAATCATCAATCATTTTCTCATGCTGGCGCTTGCCGCGTTCCCTGCGATCGATATGAACGACCGGTTTATCTGGGAAATCGGAGATTTCTTTGAGAAGCTCCGGCTGGAAAATGCGCTTCCCGATCTGATCGCCATCTCGGCAAGCGGCCTGACGGAATACGTCCAAAGGGATTGCCGGCCCATGTACCAGAGCGTAAAGAGCTGCATGCTAGAGTGGAGCCAGCGCTACCCGGGCATTCAGTATAACGACTATCATCTGACGAAGCTGACGCTGTTGATCAGCTCCAGCCTGCGCTATAACAGCAAAAAGGCTTTCCTGCTGATCGGCGAGGAATTCTCCATCCGCCATTACGTCGCCAAGCTCATCAAGAATGAAATCGGTGATGAGCTAATCATCAACACCTCCATTATGGAGGGGCTTACCGATGAAATGATTCAGAAGCACGGTATCGATTTTGTGATCAGCACATTTCCCGTCGAGCTGCATACGGTGCCCGTGGTCATTATTTCAACGATACCGACCAAACGGGATTTGGAAAATATCCGCAAGGAATTAATGCAACCATGA
- the deoD gene encoding purine-nucleoside phosphorylase, with product MSIHLGAKQGDIAERVLLPGDPLRAKFVAEHFLEEVYCYNEVRGMYGYTGLYKGVPVSVQGTGMGNPTMSIYATELIQDYGVKKLIRIGTCGAMQKDLQVRDIVLAQAVSSDSNLMEKIFHGCNFAPTADYGMLSQAHQLAQEKQVNVFVGNIYNSDEFYRETLDRLHKFMDFGVLAVEMESAALYTLAAKYGVRALSILTVGSHLLTNERSSHQDSEKSFHDMVEVALHTILADE from the coding sequence ATGAGCATACATTTGGGAGCAAAACAGGGAGATATCGCAGAACGTGTGCTGCTGCCCGGCGATCCGCTGCGGGCGAAGTTTGTAGCAGAGCACTTTTTGGAGGAGGTATATTGTTACAACGAAGTGAGGGGCATGTACGGGTACACCGGCCTTTATAAAGGAGTTCCCGTTTCGGTCCAAGGTACGGGAATGGGCAACCCGACCATGAGCATATATGCTACGGAGCTGATTCAGGATTACGGGGTCAAAAAGCTGATCCGTATCGGTACTTGCGGCGCCATGCAAAAAGATCTTCAGGTCCGCGACATCGTACTGGCCCAAGCCGTATCCTCAGACAGCAATCTGATGGAAAAAATATTTCATGGCTGCAATTTCGCGCCAACCGCCGATTACGGCATGTTAAGCCAAGCCCATCAACTGGCTCAGGAGAAGCAGGTGAATGTCTTTGTCGGCAATATTTATAATTCCGATGAATTTTATAGGGAAACTTTGGACCGTCTTCATAAATTCATGGACTTCGGTGTGCTCGCGGTCGAGATGGAGAGTGCCGCCCTGTACACGCTGGCTGCTAAATACGGCGTCAGGGCCCTGTCCATATTGACGGTAGGCAGCCATCTGCTGACCAATGAACGTTCGTCCCATCAAGACAGCGAGAAATCCTTCCACGACATGGTCGAGGTCGCGCTTCATACCATCTTAGCGGACGAATAG
- a CDS encoding ECF transporter S component codes for MGIKRGFKYDFSLLAILLIPIGIAINFVGAQIILLLKLPIYLNTIGTILTAMIAGPWVGMITGASTNLVVGITNPVSFAFTPVQMAVGLVVGLLSMRGMYTKLWKVILSSFAVVLTVLIVASPIQVLMFGGATGNSSDAVVATFLASGQQIWTAVFSTKILVESVDKIISNVIAFVIVMKMSPRYLSKLNYGAAFIKKK; via the coding sequence ATGGGAATCAAACGCGGATTTAAATATGATTTTTCGTTGTTGGCCATTTTGTTGATCCCGATCGGGATCGCAATTAACTTTGTCGGTGCACAAATCATACTGCTGCTCAAGCTGCCGATTTACCTGAACACCATCGGGACGATTCTGACGGCCATGATCGCCGGTCCTTGGGTCGGTATGATTACGGGGGCGAGCACCAATCTTGTTGTCGGCATAACGAACCCGGTCTCGTTCGCATTTACGCCTGTACAAATGGCCGTCGGTCTGGTGGTCGGCCTGCTCTCCATGAGAGGCATGTATACGAAGCTGTGGAAAGTGATCTTGTCTTCATTCGCTGTCGTACTGACCGTTCTTATCGTGGCCTCTCCGATCCAGGTGTTGATGTTCGGCGGAGCGACCGGCAACTCTTCGGATGCCGTGGTTGCTACATTCCTGGCCTCCGGTCAGCAGATCTGGACAGCGGTATTCTCAACCAAAATCCTGGTAGAAAGCGTCGACAAAATCATCAGCAACGTCATTGCCTTTGTCATCGTGATGAAGATGTCCCCAAGATACTTGTCCAAGCTCAATTACGGTGCAGCTTTTATCAAAAAGAAATGA